In Juglans microcarpa x Juglans regia isolate MS1-56 chromosome 7D, Jm3101_v1.0, whole genome shotgun sequence, the following are encoded in one genomic region:
- the LOC121238976 gene encoding LOB domain-containing protein 15-like has product MSTERERFYDIGKKIKRETDASSQMGRRDLFGPSGTLNTLTPCAACKLLRRRCAEECPFSPYFSPHEPQKFAAVHRVFGASNVSKMLMEVPESQRADAANSLVYEANLRLRDPVYGCMGAITALQQQIQTLQAELNAVRAEMLQHKFSNFIPSSPAALVSSGAAPVSISHAPPHTTLSRPPPPPPPPPPDPPVLPPLPSAVTSFSSSSSTSLYTPPSSATGYSSIILNANIPYFD; this is encoded by the exons ATGTCCACAGAGCG GGAGAGATTTTACGACATAGGAAAAAAGATCAAAAGAGAGACAGATGCATCTTCTCAAATGGGAAGGAGAGATTTATTTGGTCCTTCTGGGACCTTGAACACTCTCACACCATGTGCTGCATGTAAGCTCTTGAGAAGAAGATGTGCTGAAGAATGCCCTTTCTCCCCATATTTCTCTCCACATGAACCCCAGAAATTTGCGGCTGTTCACAGAGTCTTTGGTGCAAGTAACGTCTCCAAGATGCTAATG GAGGTGCCAGAGAGTCAAAGAGCTGATGCAGCAAATAGTCTGGTTTATGAAGCAAACTTGAGGCTGAGAGACCCGGTATATGGGTGCATGGGTGCAATTACAGCTTTGCAACAACAGATTCAAACTTTGCAAGCTGAACTTAATGCAGTAAGGGCCGAGATGTTGCAACACAAATTTAGCAACTTCATTCCTTCAAGTCCTGCTGCGTTGGTTTCTTCTGGGGCGGCGCCTGTTTCAATTTCTCATGCCCCACCTCACACAACTCTTTCtagaccaccaccaccaccaccaccacctcctcctgaTCCACCTGTATTGCCACCTCTGCCTTCAGCTGTcacttctttctcttcttcatcctctaCTTCTCTGTATACACCACCTTCAAGCGCAACAGGTTACAGCTCCATTATTTTGAATGCTAATATCCCATATTTTGACTGA
- the LOC121238958 gene encoding peroxidase 4-like, with protein MFSAHHFHHLPSFSKKMAFFTASYYSSFTIIATFAVLALFTGSSSAQLSTDFYSKSCPKVFSTVQSVVKNAISVERRLGASLLRLHFHDCFVNGCDGSVLLDDTDSFTGEKTAGPNNRSIRGFKVVDDIKAAVEKACPGVVSCADILAIASRDSVVTLGGPDWDVKVGRRDSKTASFSDANSGVIPPPTSTLSNLINRFQAKGLSAKDMVALSGAHTIGQARCITFRDRIYNETNIDSSFAKTRQSQCPRNTGGRKNLAPLDLHTPTAFDNKYFKNLLDQKGLLHSDQILYDGGSTDSLVETYSKNDKTFDEDFVTAIIKMGDNDPLTGSSGEIRKNCRKPN; from the exons ATGTTCTCGGCACACCATTTCCACCACCTTCCtagtttttcaaagaaaatggccTTTTTCACTGCTTCTTACTACTCTTCTTTCACAATCATAGCCACATTTGCTGTTCTTGCGCTCTTCACGGGGAGCTCCTCTGCTCAACTCTCTACAGACTTCTATTCTAAAAGTTGTCCCAAGGTCTTCAGCACTGTTCAGTCTGTTGTTAAGAATGCCATTTCTGTAGAACGCCGCCTGGGTGCTTCTCTCCTTCGCCTCCACTTCCATGACTGTTTTGTCAAC GGTTGTGACGGGTCGGTACTCTTGGATGACACAGACTCCTTCACAGGTGAGAAGACAGCAGGCCCCAACAACAGATCCATCAGGGGCTTCAAGGTTGTAGATGACATCAAGGCCGCTGTGGAGAAAGCATGCCCTGGAGTGGTTTCTTGTGCTGATATCTTAGCCATTGCTTCCCGCGACTCTGTTGTAACT CTTGGAGGGCCTGATTGGGATGTTAAAGTTGGAAGAAGAGACTCCAAGACGGCCAGCTTTTCTGATGCCAACAGTGGCGTAATCCCTCCTCCCACTTCCACCCTCAGTAACCTCATCAACAGATTCCAAGCTAAAGGTCTCTCTGCCAAGGATATGGTTGCCTTGTCTG GAGCTCACACAATCGGGCAAGCAAGGTGTATTACTTTCAGAGACCGCATATACAACGAGACAAACATTGACAGTTCATTTGCCAAAACCAGGCAGAGTCAGTGCCCAAGGAACACCGGTGGCCGCAAGAATCTTGCGCCTCTTGATCTCCACACTCCTACCGCTTTTGACAACAAGTATTTCAAGAACCTCCTCGACCAAAAGGGTCTTCTCCACTCCGATCAGATTTTGTACGATGGTGGGTCTACCGATTCACTGGTTGAAACCTACAGCAAAAATGACAAGACCTTCGATGAGGACTTTGTGACCGCAATTATCAAGATGGGAGACAACGATCCCCTCACTGGATCCAGCGGTGAGATTAGGAAGAACTGTAGGAAGCCCAACTAA